A DNA window from Mucilaginibacter xinganensis contains the following coding sequences:
- a CDS encoding porin family protein: MKKKITITLLATVCLALFTVLSANAQFSGGVRAGTNLATLNGTFDGYHKVFPRIYGGIFANYKTSDAFALQLELSYTGAGDKLSASSSDATITERLKANYLAVPLLAQYRFPFGGFIELGPQLGFLLSAKDEADGTTTDIKENIKSTDFEAVLGIGYELKKTSLAGLGINVRLVRGLTDISKIPSEGGKITNRGLNIGLTYRFGQHK; the protein is encoded by the coding sequence ATGAAAAAGAAAATTACAATCACTTTACTAGCTACTGTATGTTTAGCGTTGTTTACAGTTCTGTCCGCAAACGCGCAATTTTCCGGAGGGGTTAGAGCAGGAACCAACCTCGCAACACTAAACGGGACTTTTGATGGCTACCACAAAGTTTTCCCCAGAATCTATGGCGGCATTTTTGCCAATTACAAAACCTCCGATGCCTTTGCTTTGCAGCTGGAATTGAGTTATACTGGTGCGGGCGATAAACTAAGTGCTTCATCCAGTGACGCCACTATTACCGAACGCCTGAAGGCAAATTACCTCGCCGTGCCTTTGCTGGCGCAGTACAGGTTTCCATTCGGAGGTTTTATAGAACTAGGCCCACAGCTTGGTTTTTTACTTTCGGCAAAAGACGAGGCAGATGGCACTACCACCGATATTAAAGAGAATATTAAAAGCACCGACTTTGAAGCCGTATTGGGGATCGGATACGAATTGAAAAAAACCTCCCTCGCCGGCCTGGGCATTAATGTACGCCTTGTACGCGGATTAACCGATATTTCAAAAATACCATCTGAAGGTGGGAAAATTACAAACAGGGGATTAAATATTGGCTTGACTTACAGATTTGGGCAGCATAAATAA